A single region of the Apodemus sylvaticus chromosome 7, mApoSyl1.1, whole genome shotgun sequence genome encodes:
- the Zwilch gene encoding protein zwilch homolog isoform X2: protein MDPGHGGTWARMNRAAEEFYARLRQEFNEEKKGACKDPFIYEADVQVQLISKGQPNILKTILNENDLVFLVEKVVLEKEETSHVEEAQSEETAISDLSTGENIRPLALPVGRARQLIGLYTMAHNPNMTHLKIKQPVAALPPLWVRCDGSDPEGTCWLGAELITANDIITGVVLYVVTCKADKNYSEDLENLKNSHKKRHHLSTVTARGFAQYELFKSTDLDDTVTRSQTTVTLDLSWSPVDEILQTPPLSSTAALVLADGIRTGVTEWLEPLETKSALEFVQEFLNDLNKLDEFDDSTKNDKQKEAVNSDAAAAVRSMLVTVRGDLDFAEQLWCKMSSSVVSYQDLVKCLTLILQSLQRGDIQPWLHSGSNSLLSKLIHQSYHGAMDSVPLSGTTPLQMLLEIGLDKLKKDYISFFVSQELASLNHLEYFISPAVTTQEQVYRVQKLHHILEILVICMLFIKPQHELLFSLTQSCIKYYKQNPLDEQHIFQLPVGPAAVKNLYQSEKPQKWRVEISSSQKRVKTVWQLSDSSPIDHSSFHRPEFSELTLNGSLEERVAFINMVTCSQVHFK, encoded by the exons ATGGACCCGGGCCACGGTGGGACGTGGGCGCGTATGAACCGCGCGGCAGAGGAGTTTTACGCTCGTCTTCGGCA GGaatttaatgaagaaaagaaaggagcctGTAAAGATCCATTTATCTATGAG GCTGATGTACAAGTGCAGTTGATCAGCAAAGGCCAACCAAATATTCTGAAAACTATTCTAAATGAAAATGACTTAGTGTTTCTTGTGGAAAAGGTG gttttgGAGAAGGAAGAAACAAGTCATGTTGAAGAAGCACAGTCTGAAGAAACTGCTATTTCTGATCTCTCTACTGGTGAAAATATTAGGCCACTGGCCTTACCTGTTGGGAGAGCAAg GCAGTTAATTGGGCTTTACACCATGGCCCACAACCCTAATATGACCCATTTGAAGATTAAGCAGCCTGTGGCAGCCCTTCCTCCTCTGTGGGTGAGATGTGACGGTTCAGATCCTGAAGGTACCTGCTGGCTAGGAGCTGAGCTTATCACAGCAAATGACATCATTACGGGTGTTGTCTTGTATGTGGTCACTTGTAAAG CTGATAAAAATTACTCTGAAGATCTGGAGAATCTAAAAAACTCACACAAGAAAAGACATCACTTGTCTACT GTAACAGCCAGAGGCTTTGCCCAGTATGAGCTCTTTAAGTCTACTGACTTGGATGACACTGTTACCCGCTCACAAACTACAGTCACTCTGGACCTTTCCTGGAGCCCTGTAGATGAGATTCTTCAAACCCCTCCCCTGTCTTCAACTGCAGCTCTG GTTTTAGCTGATGGCATCAGGACTGGTGTAACTGAATGGCTCGAACCTCTGGAAACAAAATCTGCTCTTGAATTTGTGCAGGAATTTCTGAATG ACTTAAATAAACTGGACGAATTTGATGATTCTACAAAAAATGACAAACAAAAAGAG gCAGTGAACTCTGACGCAGCTGCAGCTGTCAGGTCTATGCTTGTCACAGTGCGGGGGGATCTCGATTTTGCTGAACAGCTTTGGTGCAAAATGAGCAGCA GTGTGGTTTCATATCAAGACTTGGTGAAGTGTTTGACATTGATCCTACAGAGTCTGCAGCGTGGTGATATACAGCCATGG tTGCACAGTGGGAGCAACAGTTTACTGAGCAAGCTCATTCACCAGTCTTACCACGGAGCCATGGACAGTGTCCCTCTCTCTGGAACCACTCCACTGCAGATGCTTTTGGAAATTGGTTTGGACAAACTGAAGAAAGATTATATCAGCTTTTTTGTCA GTCAGGAACTTGCATCTTTGAATCATTTG GAATACTTCATTTCTCCAGCAGTGACAACACAGGAACAGGTTTACCGTGTTCAGAAACTCCATCATATTCTTGAAATATTAGTCATCTGCATGCTTTTCATTAAGCCTCAGCATGAGCTTCTCTTCTCTCTAACACA atcctgcataAAATATTACAAACAAAATCCTCTTGATGAACAACACATTTTTCAGTTGCCAGTCGGACCAGCTGCTGTAAAGAATTTGTATCAAAG TGAGAAGCCGCAGAAATGGAGAGTGGAGATCAGCAGTAGTCAAAAGAGGGTGAAGACAGTGTGGCAGCTGAGTGACAGCTCCCCTATAGACCATTCCAGTTTCCACAGGCCTG
- the Zwilch gene encoding protein zwilch homolog isoform X1 has product MDPGHGGTWARMNRAAEEFYARLRQEFNEEKKGACKDPFIYEADVQVQLISKGQPNILKTILNENDLVFLVEKVVLEKEETSHVEEAQSEETAISDLSTGENIRPLALPVGRARQLIGLYTMAHNPNMTHLKIKQPVAALPPLWVRCDGSDPEGTCWLGAELITANDIITGVVLYVVTCKADKNYSEDLENLKNSHKKRHHLSTVTARGFAQYELFKSTDLDDTVTRSQTTVTLDLSWSPVDEILQTPPLSSTAALNIRVQSGEPRGCLNQLHRELKFLLVLADGIRTGVTEWLEPLETKSALEFVQEFLNDLNKLDEFDDSTKNDKQKEAVNSDAAAAVRSMLVTVRGDLDFAEQLWCKMSSSVVSYQDLVKCLTLILQSLQRGDIQPWLHSGSNSLLSKLIHQSYHGAMDSVPLSGTTPLQMLLEIGLDKLKKDYISFFVSQELASLNHLEYFISPAVTTQEQVYRVQKLHHILEILVICMLFIKPQHELLFSLTQSCIKYYKQNPLDEQHIFQLPVGPAAVKNLYQSEKPQKWRVEISSSQKRVKTVWQLSDSSPIDHSSFHRPEFSELTLNGSLEERVAFINMVTCSQVHFK; this is encoded by the exons ATGGACCCGGGCCACGGTGGGACGTGGGCGCGTATGAACCGCGCGGCAGAGGAGTTTTACGCTCGTCTTCGGCA GGaatttaatgaagaaaagaaaggagcctGTAAAGATCCATTTATCTATGAG GCTGATGTACAAGTGCAGTTGATCAGCAAAGGCCAACCAAATATTCTGAAAACTATTCTAAATGAAAATGACTTAGTGTTTCTTGTGGAAAAGGTG gttttgGAGAAGGAAGAAACAAGTCATGTTGAAGAAGCACAGTCTGAAGAAACTGCTATTTCTGATCTCTCTACTGGTGAAAATATTAGGCCACTGGCCTTACCTGTTGGGAGAGCAAg GCAGTTAATTGGGCTTTACACCATGGCCCACAACCCTAATATGACCCATTTGAAGATTAAGCAGCCTGTGGCAGCCCTTCCTCCTCTGTGGGTGAGATGTGACGGTTCAGATCCTGAAGGTACCTGCTGGCTAGGAGCTGAGCTTATCACAGCAAATGACATCATTACGGGTGTTGTCTTGTATGTGGTCACTTGTAAAG CTGATAAAAATTACTCTGAAGATCTGGAGAATCTAAAAAACTCACACAAGAAAAGACATCACTTGTCTACT GTAACAGCCAGAGGCTTTGCCCAGTATGAGCTCTTTAAGTCTACTGACTTGGATGACACTGTTACCCGCTCACAAACTACAGTCACTCTGGACCTTTCCTGGAGCCCTGTAGATGAGATTCTTCAAACCCCTCCCCTGTCTTCAACTGCAGCTCTG AATATCAGAGTACAATCAGGAGAGCCCAGAGGTTGTTTGAATCAGCTTCACAGAGAACTGAAGTTTCTCCTT GTTTTAGCTGATGGCATCAGGACTGGTGTAACTGAATGGCTCGAACCTCTGGAAACAAAATCTGCTCTTGAATTTGTGCAGGAATTTCTGAATG ACTTAAATAAACTGGACGAATTTGATGATTCTACAAAAAATGACAAACAAAAAGAG gCAGTGAACTCTGACGCAGCTGCAGCTGTCAGGTCTATGCTTGTCACAGTGCGGGGGGATCTCGATTTTGCTGAACAGCTTTGGTGCAAAATGAGCAGCA GTGTGGTTTCATATCAAGACTTGGTGAAGTGTTTGACATTGATCCTACAGAGTCTGCAGCGTGGTGATATACAGCCATGG tTGCACAGTGGGAGCAACAGTTTACTGAGCAAGCTCATTCACCAGTCTTACCACGGAGCCATGGACAGTGTCCCTCTCTCTGGAACCACTCCACTGCAGATGCTTTTGGAAATTGGTTTGGACAAACTGAAGAAAGATTATATCAGCTTTTTTGTCA GTCAGGAACTTGCATCTTTGAATCATTTG GAATACTTCATTTCTCCAGCAGTGACAACACAGGAACAGGTTTACCGTGTTCAGAAACTCCATCATATTCTTGAAATATTAGTCATCTGCATGCTTTTCATTAAGCCTCAGCATGAGCTTCTCTTCTCTCTAACACA atcctgcataAAATATTACAAACAAAATCCTCTTGATGAACAACACATTTTTCAGTTGCCAGTCGGACCAGCTGCTGTAAAGAATTTGTATCAAAG TGAGAAGCCGCAGAAATGGAGAGTGGAGATCAGCAGTAGTCAAAAGAGGGTGAAGACAGTGTGGCAGCTGAGTGACAGCTCCCCTATAGACCATTCCAGTTTCCACAGGCCTG